A region from the Paraburkholderia youngii genome encodes:
- the mfd gene encoding transcription-repair coupling factor, which produces MPDIAAISQSSSPVALVKAGQRFAFDGTRGSSDALLIARYHLSYREKMPLLAVVCESAVDAQRLSQEIGFFAPDARVRLLPDWETLPYDTFSPHQDLVSERLATLHDLGEGRCDILLVPATTALYRMPPASFLAAYTFSFSQGERLDEAKLKAQLTLAGYEHVSQVVRPGEYCVRGSLLDLFPMGSPLPYRIDLFDDQVDSIRAFDPDTQRSLYPVKDVRLLPGREFPFDEAARTAFRSRWRETFEGDPSRASIYKDIGNGVPSAGIEYYLPLFFEETATLFHYLPDGSQLAFVGDLDAAIRRFTNDTKQRFNFLSHDRDRPILEPQKLFLSDEDFFTFAKPFARLVLPTNGGGAWSIALPNLAIDRHADDPVSALRAYLSTTPNRVLFAAESAGRRETLLQLLADNQLKPASADSFADWLKSDAPFSLGVAPLANGFAIPGDGIAIITETELYGPLARRAGRRRQEQASNVDSMVRDLSELKVGDPVVHSQHGIGRYMGLVTMDLGEGETEFLHLEYAGDSKLYVPVAQLHVISRYSGADPESAPLHSLGSGQWEKAKRKAAQQIRDTAAELLNLYARRAAREGHAFALEPKDYVKFAESFGFEETPDQAAAIAAVIGDMTGGKPMDRLVCGDVGFGKTEVALRAAFIAVMGGKQVALLSPTTLLAEQHTQTFSDRFSDWPVRIAELSRFKSTKEVNAAIQQINEGSVDIVIGTHKLLSSDVQFKRLGLVIIDEEHRFGVRQKEALKALRAEVDVLTLTATPIPRTLGMALEGLRDFSVIATAPQKRLAIKTFVRREEDSVIREAMLRELKRGGQVYFLHNEVETIENRRQMLEALVPEARIAVAHGQMHERELERVMRDFVAQRANVLLCTTIIETGIDVPSANTILIHRSDKFGLAQLHQLRGRVGRSHHQAYSYLLVHDPQGLTKQAQRRLEAIQQMEELGSGFYLAMHDLEIRGTGEVLGDKQSGEIHEIGFQLYTDMLNDAVKALKNGKEPDLTAPLAATTEINLHSPAILPSDYCGDVQERLSLYKRLANCEHSDSIDGIQEELIDRFGKLPPQAHALVETHRLRLAAKPLGISKIDAGEAVIGLQFIPNPPVDAMRIIEMVQKHKHIKLAGQDKLRIETRSPDLAVRVATVKETLRALGSPSRGTAPAPAR; this is translated from the coding sequence ATGCCAGACATCGCCGCAATCTCGCAGTCCTCCTCGCCTGTCGCGCTCGTCAAGGCCGGCCAGCGTTTCGCCTTCGACGGCACGCGCGGTTCGTCCGACGCGCTGCTGATCGCCCGCTACCACCTCAGCTATCGCGAGAAGATGCCGCTGCTGGCGGTGGTCTGCGAAAGCGCGGTCGACGCGCAGCGGCTGTCGCAGGAAATCGGCTTCTTCGCGCCCGACGCGCGCGTGCGCCTCTTGCCCGACTGGGAGACCCTGCCTTACGACACGTTTTCGCCCCATCAGGACCTCGTGTCCGAGCGTCTCGCGACGCTGCACGATCTCGGCGAAGGCCGCTGCGACATCCTGCTGGTGCCGGCCACGACGGCCTTGTACCGGATGCCGCCCGCGTCGTTCCTCGCCGCCTACACGTTCTCGTTCTCGCAGGGCGAACGGCTCGACGAAGCGAAGCTGAAGGCGCAGCTGACGCTCGCCGGCTACGAGCACGTGAGCCAGGTCGTGCGTCCCGGCGAATACTGCGTGCGCGGCTCGCTGCTCGATCTGTTCCCGATGGGCTCCCCGCTGCCCTACCGGATCGACCTGTTCGATGACCAGGTGGACTCGATCCGGGCATTCGACCCCGACACGCAGCGCAGCCTCTATCCGGTCAAGGACGTGCGCCTGCTGCCGGGCCGCGAATTCCCGTTCGACGAAGCCGCGCGCACCGCATTCCGCAGCCGCTGGCGTGAGACCTTCGAGGGCGATCCGAGCCGCGCATCGATCTATAAAGACATCGGCAACGGCGTGCCGTCGGCGGGCATCGAATACTATCTGCCGCTGTTCTTCGAGGAAACGGCCACCCTCTTCCATTACCTGCCCGACGGTTCCCAGCTCGCGTTCGTCGGCGATCTGGACGCGGCGATCCGGCGCTTCACGAACGACACGAAACAGCGCTTCAACTTCCTGTCGCACGACCGCGACCGGCCGATCCTCGAACCGCAGAAGCTGTTCCTGTCGGACGAAGATTTCTTCACGTTCGCGAAACCGTTCGCTCGGCTCGTGCTGCCCACCAACGGCGGCGGCGCCTGGTCGATCGCTCTGCCGAACCTCGCGATCGACCGTCACGCCGACGACCCCGTCTCGGCACTGCGCGCGTATCTGAGCACGACGCCGAACCGCGTGCTGTTCGCCGCCGAATCGGCGGGCCGTCGCGAGACGCTGCTGCAACTGCTCGCCGACAATCAGCTGAAGCCCGCCTCGGCCGACAGCTTCGCCGACTGGCTCAAGAGCGATGCGCCGTTCTCGCTCGGCGTCGCGCCGCTCGCGAACGGCTTCGCGATTCCGGGCGACGGCATCGCGATCATCACCGAAACCGAGCTGTACGGACCGCTCGCGCGCCGCGCGGGGCGCCGCCGCCAGGAACAGGCGAGCAACGTCGATTCGATGGTGCGCGATCTGTCCGAGCTGAAGGTCGGCGATCCGGTCGTCCATTCGCAGCACGGCATCGGCCGCTACATGGGTCTGGTCACGATGGACCTCGGCGAAGGCGAGACCGAGTTCCTGCACCTCGAATACGCGGGCGACAGCAAGCTCTACGTGCCGGTCGCGCAATTGCACGTGATCTCGCGCTACAGCGGCGCCGATCCGGAAAGCGCGCCGCTGCATTCGCTGGGTTCGGGCCAGTGGGAAAAGGCCAAGCGCAAGGCCGCGCAGCAGATCCGCGATACCGCCGCCGAACTGCTCAACCTGTACGCGCGCCGCGCCGCCCGCGAAGGCCACGCGTTCGCGCTCGAACCAAAGGACTATGTGAAGTTCGCCGAGAGCTTCGGTTTCGAGGAGACGCCGGACCAGGCCGCCGCGATCGCGGCCGTGATCGGGGACATGACGGGCGGCAAGCCGATGGACCGGCTCGTGTGCGGCGACGTCGGCTTCGGCAAGACCGAGGTCGCGTTGCGCGCGGCGTTCATCGCGGTAATGGGCGGCAAGCAGGTCGCGCTGCTGTCGCCCACCACGCTGCTCGCCGAACAGCACACGCAAACCTTCAGTGACCGCTTCTCCGACTGGCCGGTGCGCATCGCCGAGCTGTCGCGCTTCAAGTCGACCAAGGAAGTGAACGCGGCGATCCAGCAGATCAACGAAGGTTCGGTCGACATCGTGATCGGCACGCACAAGCTGCTGTCGTCGGATGTGCAGTTCAAGCGGCTCGGGCTCGTGATCATCGACGAGGAGCATCGCTTCGGCGTGCGTCAGAAGGAAGCGCTGAAGGCGCTGCGCGCTGAAGTCGACGTGCTTACGCTGACCGCGACGCCGATTCCGCGCACGCTCGGCATGGCGCTCGAAGGCCTGCGCGATTTCTCGGTGATCGCCACGGCGCCGCAAAAGCGCCTTGCGATCAAGACCTTCGTGCGGCGCGAGGAAGACAGCGTGATTCGCGAAGCGATGCTGCGCGAGTTGAAGCGCGGCGGCCAGGTCTACTTCCTGCACAACGAAGTCGAGACGATCGAGAACCGCCGGCAGATGCTCGAAGCACTCGTGCCCGAAGCGCGCATCGCGGTCGCGCATGGGCAGATGCACGAGCGCGAACTGGAACGCGTGATGCGCGACTTCGTCGCGCAACGCGCGAATGTGCTGCTGTGCACGACGATCATCGAAACCGGCATCGACGTGCCGAGCGCGAACACGATCCTGATCCATCGTTCCGACAAGTTCGGTCTCGCGCAATTGCATCAGTTGCGGGGCCGCGTCGGCCGCTCGCATCACCAGGCATATTCATATCTGCTCGTGCATGATCCGCAGGGGCTCACCAAGCAGGCGCAACGACGGCTCGAAGCGATCCAGCAGATGGAGGAACTCGGCTCGGGCTTCTATCTCGCGATGCACGACCTCGAGATTCGCGGCACCGGCGAGGTGCTCGGCGACAAGCAGTCGGGCGAGATTCACGAGATCGGCTTCCAGCTTTATACCGACATGCTCAATGACGCGGTGAAGGCGCTGAAGAACGGCAAGGAACCGGACCTCACCGCGCCGCTCGCGGCGACCACCGAGATCAACCTGCATTCGCCGGCGATCCTGCCGTCGGATTATTGCGGCGACGTGCAGGAACGTCTGTCGCTGTACAAGCGCCTCGCGAACTGCGAACACAGCGATTCGATCGACGGTATCCAGGAGGAGCTGATCGACCGCTTCGGCAAGCTGCCGCCGCAGGCGCATGCGCTGGTGGAGACGCATCGTCTGCGGCTCGCCGCCAAACCGCTCGGCATTTCGAAGATCGATGCCGGCGAAGCGGTGATCGGCCTGCAGTTCATCCCAAATCCGCCCGTCGACGCGATGCGGATCATCGAGATGGTGCAGAAGCACAAGCACATCAAGCTCGCGGGCCAGGACAAGCTGCGTATCGAAACGCGCAGCCCGGATCTCGCGGTGCGCGTCGCGACCGTCAAGGAGACCTTGCGCGCGCTCGGTTCGCCGAGCCGCGGCACCGCGCCGGCGCCCGCGCGCTGA
- the argE gene encoding acetylornithine deacetylase, producing MSHVAETAQSSQSPASSASPASPVSLPWVTRLVSMDTVSRNPNLGLIETVRDELRAVGIDATLTHGKGGKWANLFATIPAHDGETNGGVVLSGHTDVVPVDGQQWDSDPFKPEIRGDKLYGRGTCDMKGFIGAALALVPEMQRTRLAKPIHFALSFDEEVGCVGAPLMIADLMKRGVKPDGCIVGEPTSMRPIIAHKGINAYHCCVRGQAAHSSLTPKGLNAIEYAARLICHIRDMADQFRAQGPFDELYDVPFSTAQTSTITGGNAINTVPAECQFQFEFRNLPTLDPEQIFARIDSYARETLLPKMLREHPAAAIEITKIAAAPGLDSSEQAAITQLVRALTADQDKRKVAYGTEAGLFSNAGIPSIVCGPGDIQQAHKANEFVELEQLVACERFLRKFIHSMSVEAA from the coding sequence ATGTCTCACGTCGCTGAAACAGCGCAATCGTCGCAGTCGCCCGCCTCCTCCGCTTCTCCCGCTTCTCCGGTATCTCTGCCCTGGGTCACCCGTCTCGTGTCGATGGACACGGTGAGCCGCAATCCGAATCTCGGCCTGATCGAAACCGTACGCGACGAACTGCGCGCGGTCGGTATCGACGCGACGCTGACGCACGGCAAGGGCGGCAAATGGGCGAACCTGTTCGCGACGATTCCCGCGCACGATGGCGAAACGAACGGCGGCGTCGTGCTGTCGGGCCATACGGACGTCGTGCCAGTGGATGGCCAGCAATGGGACAGCGATCCGTTCAAGCCCGAGATTCGCGGTGACAAGCTCTACGGCCGCGGCACCTGCGACATGAAGGGTTTCATCGGCGCGGCGCTCGCGCTCGTGCCCGAGATGCAGCGTACCAGGCTCGCGAAACCGATCCACTTCGCGCTGTCATTCGACGAGGAAGTTGGCTGCGTCGGCGCGCCGCTGATGATCGCCGATCTGATGAAGCGCGGCGTGAAGCCGGACGGCTGTATCGTCGGCGAGCCGACCAGCATGCGCCCGATCATCGCGCACAAGGGCATCAACGCGTATCACTGCTGCGTGCGAGGCCAGGCCGCGCATTCGTCGCTGACGCCGAAGGGCTTGAACGCGATCGAGTACGCGGCGCGCCTGATCTGCCACATCCGCGACATGGCCGACCAGTTCCGCGCGCAAGGCCCGTTCGACGAACTGTACGACGTGCCGTTCAGCACCGCGCAGACCAGCACGATCACGGGCGGCAACGCGATCAACACGGTGCCGGCCGAATGCCAGTTCCAGTTCGAATTCCGCAATCTGCCGACGCTCGATCCCGAGCAGATCTTCGCGCGCATCGACAGCTACGCGCGCGAAACGCTGCTGCCGAAAATGCTGCGCGAGCATCCGGCGGCCGCGATCGAGATCACGAAGATCGCCGCGGCGCCCGGACTGGATTCGTCTGAACAGGCCGCGATCACGCAACTCGTGCGCGCGCTGACGGCCGACCAGGACAAGCGTAAGGTCGCGTACGGCACCGAGGCAGGCCTCTTCTCGAACGCGGGGATTCCGAGCATCGTCTGCGGCCCCGGCGATATCCAGCAGGCGCACAAGGCGAACGAATTCGTCGAGCTCGAGCAGCTCGTCGCGTGCGAGCGCTTCCTGCGCAAGTTCATTCACAGCATGTCGGTCGAGGCCGCTTAG
- the ispD gene encoding 2-C-methyl-D-erythritol 4-phosphate cytidylyltransferase, with amino-acid sequence MTSRLFALIPCAGTGSRSGAAMPKQYRTVAGRDMLHYSLAAFDACSEFTQTLVVIAPDDQHFDARRFGNLRFAVRRVGGASRQASVLNGLHALAEFGAHDDDWVLVHDAARPGITPALIRTLIGTLKDDAVGGIMALPVADTLKRIDRTSTDDRIARTEARDGLWQAQTPQMFRIGMLREAILRAQADGHDLTDEASAIEWSGHAPKLVQGSLRNFKVTYPEDFDLAEAILSRAAGS; translated from the coding sequence GTGACTTCCCGTCTCTTCGCCCTGATCCCGTGCGCAGGCACCGGCAGCCGTTCCGGCGCCGCGATGCCCAAGCAATACCGCACTGTCGCCGGCCGCGACATGCTGCATTACTCGCTCGCCGCGTTCGACGCGTGCAGCGAATTCACGCAGACGCTGGTCGTCATCGCACCCGACGACCAGCACTTCGACGCGCGCCGCTTCGGCAATCTGCGTTTCGCGGTGCGGCGCGTGGGCGGCGCGTCGCGCCAGGCGTCGGTGCTCAACGGTCTGCACGCGCTCGCCGAGTTCGGCGCCCACGACGACGATTGGGTGCTCGTGCACGACGCAGCCCGGCCCGGCATCACGCCGGCGCTGATCCGCACGCTGATCGGAACGCTCAAGGACGACGCGGTCGGCGGCATCATGGCGCTGCCGGTCGCCGATACGTTAAAGCGTATCGATCGCACGTCGACCGATGACCGCATCGCCCGTACCGAGGCACGCGACGGCTTGTGGCAGGCGCAGACGCCGCAGATGTTCCGCATCGGCATGCTGCGCGAGGCGATCCTGCGTGCGCAGGCCGACGGCCACGATCTGACCGACGAGGCGAGCGCGATCGAATGGTCGGGGCATGCGCCGAAGCTCGTGCAAGGCAGTCTGCGCAATTTCAAGGTCACGTATCCGGAAGATTTCGATCTGGCCGAGGCGATTCTGAGCCGCGCCGCCGGTTCGTGA
- a CDS encoding threonine/serine dehydratase, whose product MSSAMQQHTDHTIDGEPIPTLDDIAAQHFALTPWVARTPVFDRLDFSSLRGTVVNFKFELLQAGGSFKARGAFTNLLALDDAQKSAGVTCVSGGNHAVAVAYAAMRLGVSAKVVLFSAANPARVALCRAYGADIVYAEDLAEAFELVRRIEAEEGRYFVHPFNGYRTVLGSATLGYEWATQTPDLEAVIVPIGGGGLAAGVSTALRLANPNIHVYGVEPEGSDVMSKSFAANHTVRMGHMYSIADSLMSPHTEQYSYELCRRHIDRLVTVSDDQLREAMLILFNQLKLAVEPACAAATAALLGPLREQLQGKRVGVLLCGANIDPVSFAAHLERARHSESQFPH is encoded by the coding sequence ATGTCCAGCGCCATGCAGCAGCACACGGATCACACGATCGACGGCGAGCCGATCCCCACGCTCGACGACATCGCCGCGCAGCATTTCGCATTGACGCCGTGGGTCGCGCGCACGCCGGTGTTCGACCGGCTCGACTTCTCGTCGCTGCGCGGCACCGTCGTCAATTTCAAGTTCGAGCTCTTGCAGGCGGGTGGCAGCTTCAAGGCGCGCGGCGCCTTTACGAACCTGCTCGCGCTCGACGACGCGCAGAAGAGCGCGGGCGTGACCTGCGTGTCGGGCGGCAATCACGCGGTGGCGGTCGCCTATGCGGCGATGCGGCTCGGCGTCAGCGCGAAGGTCGTGCTGTTCAGCGCGGCGAATCCGGCGCGCGTCGCGTTGTGCCGTGCATACGGCGCCGACATCGTCTATGCGGAAGATCTCGCCGAAGCGTTCGAACTGGTGCGACGCATCGAGGCCGAGGAAGGCCGTTATTTCGTGCATCCGTTCAACGGTTATCGCACGGTGCTCGGCTCGGCGACGCTCGGCTACGAATGGGCGACGCAAACACCCGACCTCGAAGCGGTGATCGTGCCGATCGGCGGCGGCGGCCTCGCGGCCGGCGTCTCCACCGCGCTGCGCCTCGCGAATCCGAACATACACGTGTACGGCGTCGAACCGGAAGGCTCCGATGTGATGAGCAAGAGTTTTGCCGCCAACCATACGGTCAGAATGGGCCATATGTACAGCATCGCCGATTCGCTGATGTCGCCGCATACCGAGCAATATAGCTACGAGTTGTGCCGCCGCCATATCGATCGGCTCGTCACGGTGTCCGACGATCAGTTGCGCGAAGCGATGCTGATCCTGTTCAATCAGCTGAAGCTCGCGGTCGAGCCGGCTTGCGCGGCCGCCACCGCAGCACTGCTCGGACCGTTGCGCGAACAGTTGCAGGGCAAACGTGTGGGCGTGCTGCTGTGCGGCGCGAACATCGACCCGGTCAGTTTTGCCGCGCATCTGGAGCGTGCGCGTCATAGCGAGTCACAGTTTCCTCATTAA